A window of the Brassica napus cultivar Da-Ae chromosome A2, Da-Ae, whole genome shotgun sequence genome harbors these coding sequences:
- the LOC106384521 gene encoding aspartic proteinase 36-like isoform X1, with protein MADALFSATILFCLLPVSVFSYGFPAALKLERAVPANHEMEMNELKARDRARHGRLLQSLGGVVDFPVDGTFDPFVVGLYYTKLRLGSPPRDFYVQIDTGSDVLWVSCASCNGCPQTSGLQIQLNYFDPGSSATATPISCSDQRCSWGVQSSDSGCSVQNNLCAYTFQYGDGSGTSGYYVSDLLQFDMIVGSSLVPNSTTQVVFGCSTSQTGDLVKSDRAVDGIFGFGQQGMSVISQLASQGVAPRVFSHCLKGENGGGGILVLGEIVEPNMVFTPLVPSQPHYNVNLLSISVNGQALPINPSVFSTSNGQGTIIDTGTTLAYLSEAAYVPFVEAITNAVSQSVRPVVSKGNQCYVLTTSVADVFPPVSLNFAGGASMFLNPQDYLIQQNNVGGTAVWCIGFQRIQNQGITILGDLVLKDKIFVYDLVGQRIGWANYDCSMSVNVSATSSSGRSEYVNAGQFSDNAAPQKLSLDIVGNIIMLLLLVINMFL; from the exons ATGGCGGATGCTCTGTTTTCAGCGACTATTCTGTTCTGTTTACTACCGGTTTCGGTTTTCTCTTACGGTTTCCCGGCGGCCCTGAAACTAGAAAGAGCCGTTCCGGCGAATCACGAGATGGAAATGAACGAACTCAAGGCGCGTGACAGAGCCAGACACGGCAGATTGTTACAGTCTCTCGGCGGCGTAGTTGATTTCCCCGTCGACGGAACTTTTGATCCTTTCGTTGTTGG ATTATATTACACGAAACTGCGGTTGGGATCACCTCCGAGAGACTTTTATGTACAGATTGACACAGGAAGTGATGTGTTGTGGGTTAGTTGTGCTTCTTGCAACGGCTGTCCTCAAACCAGTGGACTCCAA ATTCAATTGAATTACTTTGATCCAGGGAGCTCGGCAACAGCGACGCCAATCTCATGTTCTGACCAAAGATGCAGCTGGGGTGTTCAGTCCTCTGACTCAGGCTGTTCTGTTCAGAACAACCTCTGCGCTTACACGTTTCAGTACGGTGACGGAAGCGGCACCTCGGGGTACTACGTCTCCGATCTCTTGCAGTTTGACATGATTGTAGGAAGCTCTCTCGTCCCAAACTCAACGACTCAGGTTGTGTTCGG ATGCAGCACCTCGCAGACGGGGGATCTAGTGAAGTCGGACCGAGCTGTTGATGGGATCTTCGGGTTCGGGCAACAAGGAATGTCTGTGATCTCTCAGCTCGCTTCGCAGGGAGTAGCTCCTAGAGTGTTCTCACACTGCTTGAAAGGAGAGAACGGAGGCGGAGGGATATTGGTTCTTGGAGAGATTGTGGAGCCGAACATGGTCTTTACTCCACTCGTTCCCTCACA GCCTCATTACAATGTGAATCTGCTGAGCATCTCAGTGAATGGCCAAGCTCTACCTATCAATCCATCTGTCTTCTCCACATCGAACGGTCAGGGAACAATCATCGACACTGGTACAACGTTGGCTTACCTTTCTGAAGCAGCCTATGTTCCTTTCGTTGAAGCT ATCACGAATGCTGTTTCGCAGTCTGTGAGACCCGTTGTTTCCAAAGGGAATCAATGTTACGTATTAACCACTAG TGTGGCAGACGTGTTTCCACCGGTCAGCTTGAACTTTGCTGGTGGAGCATCCATGTTCTTGAATCCTCAGGATTACCTCATACAGCAAAACAACGTC GGAGGTACTGCAGTGTGGTGCATCGGTTTTCAAAGGATACAGAATCAAGGGATAACGATCCTTGGAG ATTTAGTTCTTAAAGACAAAATCTTTGTCTATGATCTGGTCGGTCAGAGAATTGGATGGGCAAACTATGACT GTTCAATGTCTGTAAATGTATCTGCGACTAGCAGCAGCGGAAGAAGCGAGTACGTGAACGCAGGACAGTTTAGTGACAATGCGGCGCCTCAGAAGCTGTCTTTGGACATTGTCGGAAACATTATTATGTTATTACTATTGGTAATCAACATGTTTTTATag
- the LOC106384521 gene encoding aspartic proteinase 36-like isoform X2 — MADALFSATILFCLLPVSVFSYGFPAALKLERAVPANHEMEMNELKARDRARHGRLLQSLGGVVDFPVDGTFDPFVVGLYYTKLRLGSPPRDFYVQIDTGSDVLWVSCASCNGCPQTSGLQIQLNYFDPGSSATATPISCSDQRCSWGVQSSDSGCSVQNNLCAYTFQYGDGSGTSGYYVSDLLQFDMIVGSSLVPNSTTQVVFGTSQTGDLVKSDRAVDGIFGFGQQGMSVISQLASQGVAPRVFSHCLKGENGGGGILVLGEIVEPNMVFTPLVPSQPHYNVNLLSISVNGQALPINPSVFSTSNGQGTIIDTGTTLAYLSEAAYVPFVEAITNAVSQSVRPVVSKGNQCYVLTTSVADVFPPVSLNFAGGASMFLNPQDYLIQQNNVGGTAVWCIGFQRIQNQGITILGDLVLKDKIFVYDLVGQRIGWANYDCSMSVNVSATSSSGRSEYVNAGQFSDNAAPQKLSLDIVGNIIMLLLLVINMFL; from the exons ATGGCGGATGCTCTGTTTTCAGCGACTATTCTGTTCTGTTTACTACCGGTTTCGGTTTTCTCTTACGGTTTCCCGGCGGCCCTGAAACTAGAAAGAGCCGTTCCGGCGAATCACGAGATGGAAATGAACGAACTCAAGGCGCGTGACAGAGCCAGACACGGCAGATTGTTACAGTCTCTCGGCGGCGTAGTTGATTTCCCCGTCGACGGAACTTTTGATCCTTTCGTTGTTGG ATTATATTACACGAAACTGCGGTTGGGATCACCTCCGAGAGACTTTTATGTACAGATTGACACAGGAAGTGATGTGTTGTGGGTTAGTTGTGCTTCTTGCAACGGCTGTCCTCAAACCAGTGGACTCCAA ATTCAATTGAATTACTTTGATCCAGGGAGCTCGGCAACAGCGACGCCAATCTCATGTTCTGACCAAAGATGCAGCTGGGGTGTTCAGTCCTCTGACTCAGGCTGTTCTGTTCAGAACAACCTCTGCGCTTACACGTTTCAGTACGGTGACGGAAGCGGCACCTCGGGGTACTACGTCTCCGATCTCTTGCAGTTTGACATGATTGTAGGAAGCTCTCTCGTCCCAAACTCAACGACTCAGGTTGTGTTCGG CACCTCGCAGACGGGGGATCTAGTGAAGTCGGACCGAGCTGTTGATGGGATCTTCGGGTTCGGGCAACAAGGAATGTCTGTGATCTCTCAGCTCGCTTCGCAGGGAGTAGCTCCTAGAGTGTTCTCACACTGCTTGAAAGGAGAGAACGGAGGCGGAGGGATATTGGTTCTTGGAGAGATTGTGGAGCCGAACATGGTCTTTACTCCACTCGTTCCCTCACA GCCTCATTACAATGTGAATCTGCTGAGCATCTCAGTGAATGGCCAAGCTCTACCTATCAATCCATCTGTCTTCTCCACATCGAACGGTCAGGGAACAATCATCGACACTGGTACAACGTTGGCTTACCTTTCTGAAGCAGCCTATGTTCCTTTCGTTGAAGCT ATCACGAATGCTGTTTCGCAGTCTGTGAGACCCGTTGTTTCCAAAGGGAATCAATGTTACGTATTAACCACTAG TGTGGCAGACGTGTTTCCACCGGTCAGCTTGAACTTTGCTGGTGGAGCATCCATGTTCTTGAATCCTCAGGATTACCTCATACAGCAAAACAACGTC GGAGGTACTGCAGTGTGGTGCATCGGTTTTCAAAGGATACAGAATCAAGGGATAACGATCCTTGGAG ATTTAGTTCTTAAAGACAAAATCTTTGTCTATGATCTGGTCGGTCAGAGAATTGGATGGGCAAACTATGACT GTTCAATGTCTGTAAATGTATCTGCGACTAGCAGCAGCGGAAGAAGCGAGTACGTGAACGCAGGACAGTTTAGTGACAATGCGGCGCCTCAGAAGCTGTCTTTGGACATTGTCGGAAACATTATTATGTTATTACTATTGGTAATCAACATGTTTTTATag
- the LOC106384550 gene encoding uncharacterized protein LOC106384550 isoform X1, translated as MEEDDEVKQRTKLEEKHSDERREEEPQMDCPSHHPPPPPDELFDIDTTVDPSYVISLIRKLLPTDSGSEECDESTELRHMNANNAVQARSGDGFVDAASKGDPERMDTGGNRNESISMEKDKASSSVEEAWEEHGCVLWDLAASETHAELMVQNLILQVLHANLLVSTSDRIREICLGIIGNLACHESLLKHVESTSGLVNTLVGQLFLDDTQCLTEVCRILTTGLSSYGAGCNFWAECLQSDDILRRILWIAENTLNPHLIDKSVGLLLAILEDQSEVGKLLIPPLMTLGLTSLLINLLSFEMSKLIKERVPERYSVLEMILRAIEALSASDTHSKEICSSKQLFHLVCDLMKLQDKAEVAACCVTAGVLIANILSETVSFIPQVSQDFSFLEGLFSTLPFASDDVEARRAIWSVIARLLARVNESEIDTSCLRQHILVLLRNSDIIEDDLLDIQLEDSKEESLNSFPPQGKSSLRAIAIQKIESMLNNWNIRKEESMNGECSVNIDDVKRLSDCCQRYINCRSVEGS; from the exons aTGGAGGAGGACGATGAAGTGAAGCAAAGAACTAAACTTGAAGAGAAACATTCTgatgaaagaagagaagaagaaccacAAATGGATTGTCCCTCGCATCATCCCCCGCCTCCGCCTGATGAG TTGTTCGACATTGATACTACAGTTGATCCTAGCTATGTAATCTCACTGATACGGAAACTCCTTCCGACCGATTCTGGAAGTGAAGAATGTGATGAAAGCACCGAGTTAAGGCATATGAATGCCAACAATGCGGTTCAAGCTCGGTCTGGAGATGGGTTTGTGGATGCTGCTTCTAAGGGTGATCCAGAGAGGATGGACACTGGAGGTAACCGTAACGAATCCATTTCCATGGAGAAGGACAAGGCGAGTTCATCAGTGGAAGAGGCATGGGAAGAGCATGGTTGCGTTTTGTGGGATCTTGCCGCCAGTGAAACCCATGCTGAGCTTATG GTACAGAACCTCATTTTACAAGTGCTTCACGCAAACCTTCTAGTTTCAACATCTGATCGCATTCGA GAAATATGTCTCGGGATTATTGGGAACCTTGCTTGCCATGAATCTCTGTTGAAACACGTTGAGTCTACATCCGGACTCGTTAATACACTAGTGGGGCAGTTGTTTCTTGATGATACTCAATGCCTAACTGAAGTTTGCAG GATACTCACCACAGGATTATCTAGCTATGGAGCTGGATGCAATTTTTGGGCCGAGTGTTTGCAGTCTGATGATATACTACGCCGTATTTTGTGGATTGCTGAAAATACCTTGAATCCTCATCTTATTGACAAG AGTGTAGGGCTATTGTTAGCTATCTTGGAAGATCAATCAGAGGTTGGGAAGCTACTGATCCCTCCACTAATGACTCTAGGTTTGACGAGTCTCTTGATCAATCTTCTTTCCTTCGAAATGAGCAAGTTGATCAAAGAAAGAGTTCCAGAAAG GTACTCCGTCCTTGAAATGATTCTCCGAGCTATTGAAGCCCTTTCTGCTTCAGATACTCATTCTAAAGAGATTTGCTCTAGCAAACAACTTTTTCACTTAGTCTGTGATCTTATGAAACTTCAGGACAAAGCCGAG GTGGCAGCATGTTGTGTTACTGCAGGAGTTTTAATCGCAAATATTCTGTCGGAAACAGTCAGTTTTATTCCACAAGTATCGCAAG ATTTTTCTTTCTTGGAAGGGTTATTCAGTACTTTACCATTTGCTTCGGATGACGTAGAAGCAAGAAGAGCTATTTGGAGCGTTATTGCGAGGTTACTTGCCAGAGTTAATGAGTCTGAGATAGACACATCTTGCCTGAGACAGCACATATTGGTTTTGCTAAGGAACTCAGATATTATAGAAGATGATCTTCTTGATATCCAACTAGAAGATTCAAAAGAGGAGTCTCTAAACTCATTCCCTCCCCAGGGAAAGTCAAGCTTGCGAGCAATTGCT ATACAAAAGATTGAGTCCATGTTGAACAATTGGAATATTCGCAAGGAGGAAAGCATGAATGGGGAATGCTCTGTAAACATAGATGATGTTAAAAGGCTATCAGATTGCTGTCAAAGATATATCAA TTGTAGATCAGTTGAAGGGTCTTAG
- the LOC106384550 gene encoding uncharacterized protein LOC106384550 isoform X2 produces the protein MEEDDEVKQRTKLEEKHSDERREEEPQMDCPSHHPPPPPDELFDIDTTVDPSYVISLIRKLLPTDSGSEECDESTELRHMNANNAVQARSGDGFVDAASKGDPERMDTGGNRNESISMEKDKASSSVEEAWEEHGCVLWDLAASETHAELMVQNLILQVLHANLLVSTSDRIREICLGIIGNLACHESLLKHVESTSGLVNTLVGQLFLDDTQCLTEVCRILTTGLSSYGAGCNFWAECLQSDDILRRILWIAENTLNPHLIDKSVGLLLAILEDQSEVGKLLIPPLMTLGLTSLLINLLSFEMSKLIKERVPERYSVLEMILRAIEALSASDTHSKEICSSKQLFHLVCDLMKLQDKAEVAACCVTAGVLIANILSETVSFIPQVSQDFSFLEGLFSTLPFASDDVEARRAIWSVIARLLARVNESEIDTSCLRQHILVLLRNSDIIEDDLLDIQLEDSKEESLNSFPPQGKSSLRAIAIQKIESMLNNWNIRKEESMNGECSVNIDDVKRLSDCCQRYIK, from the exons aTGGAGGAGGACGATGAAGTGAAGCAAAGAACTAAACTTGAAGAGAAACATTCTgatgaaagaagagaagaagaaccacAAATGGATTGTCCCTCGCATCATCCCCCGCCTCCGCCTGATGAG TTGTTCGACATTGATACTACAGTTGATCCTAGCTATGTAATCTCACTGATACGGAAACTCCTTCCGACCGATTCTGGAAGTGAAGAATGTGATGAAAGCACCGAGTTAAGGCATATGAATGCCAACAATGCGGTTCAAGCTCGGTCTGGAGATGGGTTTGTGGATGCTGCTTCTAAGGGTGATCCAGAGAGGATGGACACTGGAGGTAACCGTAACGAATCCATTTCCATGGAGAAGGACAAGGCGAGTTCATCAGTGGAAGAGGCATGGGAAGAGCATGGTTGCGTTTTGTGGGATCTTGCCGCCAGTGAAACCCATGCTGAGCTTATG GTACAGAACCTCATTTTACAAGTGCTTCACGCAAACCTTCTAGTTTCAACATCTGATCGCATTCGA GAAATATGTCTCGGGATTATTGGGAACCTTGCTTGCCATGAATCTCTGTTGAAACACGTTGAGTCTACATCCGGACTCGTTAATACACTAGTGGGGCAGTTGTTTCTTGATGATACTCAATGCCTAACTGAAGTTTGCAG GATACTCACCACAGGATTATCTAGCTATGGAGCTGGATGCAATTTTTGGGCCGAGTGTTTGCAGTCTGATGATATACTACGCCGTATTTTGTGGATTGCTGAAAATACCTTGAATCCTCATCTTATTGACAAG AGTGTAGGGCTATTGTTAGCTATCTTGGAAGATCAATCAGAGGTTGGGAAGCTACTGATCCCTCCACTAATGACTCTAGGTTTGACGAGTCTCTTGATCAATCTTCTTTCCTTCGAAATGAGCAAGTTGATCAAAGAAAGAGTTCCAGAAAG GTACTCCGTCCTTGAAATGATTCTCCGAGCTATTGAAGCCCTTTCTGCTTCAGATACTCATTCTAAAGAGATTTGCTCTAGCAAACAACTTTTTCACTTAGTCTGTGATCTTATGAAACTTCAGGACAAAGCCGAG GTGGCAGCATGTTGTGTTACTGCAGGAGTTTTAATCGCAAATATTCTGTCGGAAACAGTCAGTTTTATTCCACAAGTATCGCAAG ATTTTTCTTTCTTGGAAGGGTTATTCAGTACTTTACCATTTGCTTCGGATGACGTAGAAGCAAGAAGAGCTATTTGGAGCGTTATTGCGAGGTTACTTGCCAGAGTTAATGAGTCTGAGATAGACACATCTTGCCTGAGACAGCACATATTGGTTTTGCTAAGGAACTCAGATATTATAGAAGATGATCTTCTTGATATCCAACTAGAAGATTCAAAAGAGGAGTCTCTAAACTCATTCCCTCCCCAGGGAAAGTCAAGCTTGCGAGCAATTGCT ATACAAAAGATTGAGTCCATGTTGAACAATTGGAATATTCGCAAGGAGGAAAGCATGAATGGGGAATGCTCTGTAAACATAGATGATGTTAAAAGGCTATCAGATTGCTGTCAAAGATATATCAAGTAA
- the LOC106384512 gene encoding SRSF protein kinase 1, producing MADEKNGGRLSDASDYSSEDEGTEDYRRGGYHAVRVGDTFKNGSYVIQSKLGWGHFSTVWLAWDTLNSRYVALKIQKSAQHYTEAAMDEIKILKQIAEGDADDTKCVVKLLDHFKHAGPNGQHVCMVFEYLGDNLLSVIKYSDYRGVPLSMVKELCFHVLVGLDYLHRKLSIIHTDIKPENILLCSTINPEADARRSGTPLVLPNDEDKTVTVEKEEPKSYTYGADMTKNQKKKIRKKAKKVVVEGCGGEEGLEENERYSNGNSTAESSERGKDSQKSGSNRRGSRSTRRKLLADVDRKCKLVDFGNACWTYKQFTSDIQTRQYRSPEVILGSKYSTSADMWSFACICFELATGDVLFDPHSGENFERDEDHLALMMELLGMMPRKIALGGRYSRDYFNRQGELRHIRRLRFWPLSKVLMEKYEFSEEDAVAMQDFITPILEFAPEKRPTAAQCLTHPWMNPVPRSLKASSSPQRLKEEARDEDRTKEKDEREAMEVGVGNIAIDGSELMTSGREGRQSARSDLRT from the exons ATGGCGGATGAGAAGAACGGCGGACGTCTCAGCGACGCTAGCGATTACTCGTCGGAGGATGAAGGAACAGAGGATTACAGGAGAGGAGGCTACCACGCGGTGCGAGTGGGCGATACTTTCAAGAATGGATCTTATGTGATTCAGAGTAAGCTTGGTTGGGGTCACTTCTCCACTGTTTGGCTTGCCTGGGACACCCTAAACTCT cgTTATGTAGCGTTGAAGATCCAGAAGAGCGCACAGCACTACACGGAGGCAGCAATGGACGAGATTAAAATCTTGAAACAGATTGCTGAAGGCGACGCTGATGATACCAAGTGTGTTGTCAAGCTTCTTGATCATTTCAAGCACGCGGGTCCTAACGGTCAGCATGTTTGCATGGTCTTTGAGTATTTGGGAGATAACCTCTTGTCTGTTATCAAGTACAGCGATTACCGAGGTGTCCCTCTTAGCATGGTGAAAGAGCTCTGTTTCCATGTTTTAGTTGGGTTGGATTATCTTCACCGCAAGCTCTCTATTATCCATACTGATATCAAGCCGGAGAATATTCTGTTATGTTCCACCATTAATCCTGAAGCAGATGCTCGGAGATCTGGTACTCCTCTCGTTCTTCCAAACGATGAGGACAAGACGGTTACCGTTGAGAAAGAAGAACCGAAGAGTTACACGTACGGTGCGGATATGActaagaatcagaagaagaagatccgTAAGAAAGCTAAGAAGGTAGTGGTTGAAGGATGCGGTGGAGAGGAAGGTTTAGAGGAGAATGAGAGATATTCGAACGGAAACTCAACTGCGGAGAGTTCAGAAAGAGGAAAAGACAGCCAAAAGAGTGGCAGCAATCGGAGAGGAAGTCGGTCCACAAGGCGGAAGTTACTTGCGGACGTTGATCGAAAATGCAAGCTGGTTGATTTTGGGAATGCTTGCTGGACGTATAAACAGTTTACAAGTGATATTCAGACAAGGCAGTACCGATCTCCTGAGGTTATTCTCGGCTCAAAATACTCAACCTCGGCGGATATGTGGTCGTTTGCCTGCATCTGCTTTGAGCTCGCCACTGGTGATGTTCTGTTTGATCCTCACAGTGGTGAAAATTTTGAGCGGgatgag GACCACTTGGCATTGATGATGGAGCTTCTTGGGATGATGCCACGAAAG ATTGCATTAGGAGGACGGTATTCACGGGATTACTTCAACAGACAGGGTGAGCTAAGGCACATTAGGAGGTTACGGTTTTGGCCACTGAGCAAGGTTTTAATGGAGAAGTATGAGTTCAGCGAGGAAGACGCGGTTGCTATGCAAGACTTCATCACTCCCATTCTTGAGTTTGCACCTGAGAAGAGACCTACGGCTGCTCAGTGCCTAACGCACCCGTGGATGAACCCTGTCCCTAGATCGTTGAAAGCATCGTCGAGTCCACAAAGACTCAAAGAAGAAGCAAGGGATGAGGATAGAACCAAGGAGAAGGATGAGAGGGAAGCTATGGAGGTTGGTGTTGGGAATATAGCCATTGATGGCTCAGAGTTAATGACCTCAGGAAGAGAAGGTCGTCAATCTGCTCGTAGTGATCTTCGAACTTAA